The DNA sequence TCAGAAACAAGGAAACTACCATCTTCATTTACATGTTCAACATAAGATACATGCCCATTCTCTTCTGGAGTATTCCAAAAACCTCCTTGAATTGACATAACCGCTCCTGCTACAGGAGTTGAACTATATTTCCATCCTCTAGCAGTCAATCCTCTAACCCAGTTCTGTCCATCTCCTAACCAATTATAATGAGGAGCTCCTGCTTCTACTAACCGATTATACACGTACCAGGTGCATTGACCAATAGGGTAAGTATTACCATCAAGACTAGCTGATACAGTCGCTGATGAAGGATAGCTAGATATTTTAGATGAATACTCTGAAGGAAAACCCCATGAACTTTCTAAAACGGAACTTCCTCCTCTAGTGTGACCTCTAGGATTTTTGAGATACGATAAAACTTGTTGAGCATTATGTTGCCGTTCTTTTACTTTATCTCCTTCGTTTCCTTCCCAATATACAAGAAATCTGTTAGTTAAATAATCTACATCTTCGCTTGAATGAAGGATATTCTTTAAATGTTCAATGTAGTAAGGAGAATCACCATTTAGCATGAAGTCAAGTTGAAGTTCAAGATCATACCAATTTTTCCCTTTATCCTTTGCGTAGTTCAATAACATTGTATGTCTGATCGAACCATCACGGGTATCAGTCCATTGTCCAAGTCCAATACCTCTATGGACAATATTTGGATATTTCCCTTGATATACTTCAGCATTACCCATGTTTAACCAGTTAGGATCATCCCATGAGTTAGCTGATGCGCCCACAGGAGGGCTTAAATAGTCTCCTTCGGCCCTTTTTGCTGTTATTGATGATTCTGTCCAGAAGTTTCCTAAAATTGCTGAGACACCGTTTAAAGTTACGCTGCTATCTTGTTTTTTGAAGTAGTTATATATCTCATTTATTTTTTTTCCAATATCACCATCTAGGTTCATATCTGAAATTACTGAAGTAGTCTGATTGTATTCAACTTTTGGAAGATAGAAACCAACATTTACCCAAACCCATTCTTTCTTTTTCTTGTTTTTGAGTTTTCTATAGTAAACTTCTTGCCCTCCTACATCACTTACCTCACCGATTTCATTCCCAACTTTAATCTTATCACCATCATTAACACGAACACGAGTCACATTCTTATAAGTAAACTCTGCCGTTTCTGATGATATAATCACATCTTGCTCTTTTATAGAAATTGTACCATCCATTACAGCATAAAGTTTTGACCCTTGATTCGCTTGCAAAACAGAACCATTATATATCTCTGTTTTTGAAACATAGCCAAACCTTTTATCAATCCGTATTGGATCTAATTTTTCATCATTTGCTTCAGCATTAAAGGGGTTCGATAAATCGTTGTAGGTTACATAATAACCAACTTGTTTAGCTTGCTCTAAAACTTCATTATACTCTTTCAACTCAGATTCGCTTAATTTAAGATATTTATTATCTGAAGAAGTATAAATATCAGCCATTGTTTTAAGGTTGTCTTTATCCTTGTTTAAATCATCCCAAATTGTTGATAAAAGATCTTTATAAGGTTTATTTAATTCCCACCACTTCTTATCAGTATTATAGGGTGAATCTAGCTTGTAATCTTCATATTTGTAACCCATGAACATCATTATTTCATCAATATTTGTCCAATAATCAACCTTATCTGTTGATTTTTCTCTATCAATTTTTGAAATATGAGTCCAAGCTTCTGTAAGATCAAACTCGTTTTGTGCTACAGTTGAAGTTCCTCCACCTGTCACGACTCCTAACAAGGCAATAATCAGAACTCCTAAAAACATAATCAAGTAGGCTTTAGCTGATAAGGGATTTTTAAGAACTGCCAAGATAGGCTTCCCAACTTTTACGGCTACTTTTTTAGTAGCACTAGTGGTCTTACCTGCCTTTGAAGTTCTTAATCTCGCCCGTAAACGTTCGTATTTATTAGTAACTTTCGTTTCCCATCGATTGGCAACAGGAGTCCTGGTAAAACTACGACCACGGACAAGGTTATAGGTGCGATTTCCTGCACCATATACGACCCTAGTTGCCCCTTTACCAATCTTGACGGTATAATTGCCTAGCTTCTTAGCTTGTCTTACTTCAGCGTGTGTTCTACGGATAGTCTGACGTGCTGAAGCAATATCTTCAAGCACATCATTATCCTGAAAAGCCGAATCCACAAAATGAGAAGCCTGGTGATGAGTAACTCGCCCCAGCTTTTGAACCTTTGTTCCACCGTTACGCTGAATGGCTTGGCGTTTCTTTACTTTAGCGGTCTTCTTACGCTCTTTGAGCGTTTCAATCTCTTTACTAGCGACCGTCCGTCTTGCCTTTTGTTTCTGCCCCAGGTAACGCTTTTCGGCATCTGTCTTGGGGTTTAAGAGCCGAGCTTCTCTCTTTTCAGCTTGTTTATAGCTGTTTTTCGTTGTCTTGAGGTCAGACTTGGCTTCCTTGTACTCACGTTTGGCATCACGGAGATCACGTCTTGTTTTTCTCGACAACGTTACACCTCCTAAGCATCTGTAGTGACAAGCTCATAGAGTCTTGTGTGTCTTGGGATAGGATTTTCAAAAGGTACAACCACTTGACCTGCGACAATCAAGCCCGTTCCTTTTGCTTTTGGTTTTTCAATGTATCTTACTAAAGTTGGAGTTAAAGAAATGGCTTTAGAAAGAGCCAATAAGTCTGATTTCTTGTGTTTCAAGAGAATCATGAACTCACTATTAGATACCAACTTGCGCCCTTCTTCTTTGTTCATCAGGGTTTCAATATTTTGTGTGATGGCTGTGGCAATCGCCCCATATTTACGAACCCGTGAATACAACTCTGTAAAGAAGGTAGCCTGGGCTTCTTCTTTGAAGAAGAGCTGTACCTCGTCAAAATAAATGCGAGTAGTGAGTTTCCCTTGGGAAGCGACAACTTGATTCCA is a window from the Streptococcus oralis genome containing:
- a CDS encoding phage tail tip lysozyme, encoding MSRKTRRDLRDAKREYKEAKSDLKTTKNSYKQAEKREARLLNPKTDAEKRYLGQKQKARRTVASKEIETLKERKKTAKVKKRQAIQRNGGTKVQKLGRVTHHQASHFVDSAFQDNDVLEDIASARQTIRRTHAEVRQAKKLGNYTVKIGKGATRVVYGAGNRTYNLVRGRSFTRTPVANRWETKVTNKYERLRARLRTSKAGKTTSATKKVAVKVGKPILAVLKNPLSAKAYLIMFLGVLIIALLGVVTGGGTSTVAQNEFDLTEAWTHISKIDREKSTDKVDYWTNIDEIMMFMGYKYEDYKLDSPYNTDKKWWELNKPYKDLLSTIWDDLNKDKDNLKTMADIYTSSDNKYLKLSESELKEYNEVLEQAKQVGYYVTYNDLSNPFNAEANDEKLDPIRIDKRFGYVSKTEIYNGSVLQANQGSKLYAVMDGTISIKEQDVIISSETAEFTYKNVTRVRVNDGDKIKVGNEIGEVSDVGGQEVYYRKLKNKKKKEWVWVNVGFYLPKVEYNQTTSVISDMNLDGDIGKKINEIYNYFKKQDSSVTLNGVSAILGNFWTESSITAKRAEGDYLSPPVGASANSWDDPNWLNMGNAEVYQGKYPNIVHRGIGLGQWTDTRDGSIRHTMLLNYAKDKGKNWYDLELQLDFMLNGDSPYYIEHLKNILHSSEDVDYLTNRFLVYWEGNEGDKVKERQHNAQQVLSYLKNPRGHTRGGSSVLESSWGFPSEYSSKISSYPSSATVSASLDGNTYPIGQCTWYVYNRLVEAGAPHYNWLGDGQNWVRGLTARGWKYSSTPVAGAVMSIQGGFWNTPEENGHVSYVEHVNEDGSFLVSECNIQGVQNRIHWTLWTNQSYLSFAIPPK